A DNA window from Impatiens glandulifera chromosome 7, dImpGla2.1, whole genome shotgun sequence contains the following coding sequences:
- the LOC124909702 gene encoding lignin-forming anionic peroxidase-like, which produces MASPTPPNPMLVSILFFISLFIVSNSLTTTFYDSTCPNALSTIRTSIRQAVSRERRMAASLIRLHFHDCFVQGCDASVLLDENTTPTSERNAIQNKNSARGFNVIDAAKAQVEQICPGIVSCADILAVAARDASVAVSL; this is translated from the exons ATGGCTTCACCCACCCCTCCCAATCCCATGCTTGTTTCCATCTTGTTCTTTATATCCTTATTTATAGTGAGCAACTCCTTGACTACTACCTTTTATGATAGTACGTGCCCAAATGCTCTTAGTACCATCCGAACATCCATCAGGCAAGCTGTATCTCGTGAGCGTCGCATGGCAGCGTCCCTTATTCGCCTACATTTTCACGATTGTTTTGTACAG GGATGTGATGCTTCTGTCTTACTCGACGAAAACACAACCCCCACGAGTGAGAGAAACGcaatacaaaacaaaaattcTGCTAGGGGATTCAATGTTATTGATGCGGCCAAGGCTCAAGTCGAGCAAATTTGTCCTGGAATTGTTTCGTGTGCAGATATACTTGCAGTAGCTGCGAGAGATGCTTCAGTTGCAGTGAGTCTATAA